ATTGAAAATATGACTAAAAAATCAATACCTATTACAAAAAGGTATCCATTTCTGAATATTTTCGCACTTAGAGGGTTTATCAGTTTAGTGGAAACGCTGAAAATAGGAGTTTCCACACTGAGTTGGTCTGGTGATAAAGCAATAGAAGATGATAAGAAAAAGGAAGGCAAGGAAGTTAAAGAGAAAACTTTTTTTGGTAAACTTGTTGAATCAGTAGGAACTGTTTTTGCCCTTTTTGTAGGGTTAGTTATCTTTATGTATATTCCTTATCTAATCACGAATTACGCACTAAAATCTTTGGAGAGTAATCAATTCATTTTCAATATTCTTGCAGGTTTTATAAGAATATTTTTCCTCATTTCATACATGTATGTAATCTCAATGTTTGACGATGTTAAAAGAGTATTCCAGTACCATGGAGCTGAACATAAAGCAATTTATTGCTATGAAAAAGGTTTAGAGTTAACGGTACAAAATGTAAAAAAAGAGTCCAGATTTCATCCTAGATGTGGAACTAGCTTTATTTTGATAGTTGCTATTAATACTATAATTCTCTTTGCAATTTTGGATACGATAATTGTTTCGTTTTATGGAGATTACTCAGGAGCTATTCAAAGAGTTTTAGTTCACCTTTTGTTTATACCTTTAGTAGCCGGATTGTCTTTTGAAATACTCAAGCTTTCGGATAAGTTTTCACATATTAAACTTGTGGGTCTTTTTATAAAACCAGGACTTTGGCTTCAACATATAACTACTCAAGAACCTGATGAAAATCAAATTGAAGTAGGAATAAAAGCGATTGAGTTATCAACAGAATATTTGAGGAGTTAGCATGAAGTATTTTATTTTGTTTTTTTTATTAAATACGGCTATTTCTTTTGCTCAGTTTTCAAGTAATGTCAAATATGTTGAAGATGTTGAGAAAGCTAAGAACAGTATTGAGATTGACTTAAAAGGATCTCAATCCAAGGCTGACTGGAATACTTTTTTTGAAGATGATTCATTACGTTCTTTAAAAGCCGAAGGTGCTTTTGATGCCCTTGATATTGGAACAGAAATTAAATATTTTTTTAATTTGGATGATTTCAAAAACCATCTTTATGCAGGAGTTCATTTTTATGCGAAAGATTCAAGCATAAAAGTTCAAGGAGAAGATTCTGTTAAATATTTTGATTTCTCAAGCAAAGTTGGAATTTCCACTGTATATGGAGGTTTTGACGTATACCATGAAAATTATAATATTGGAACTAATTCCCATGTCAAATATTGTTACTATGATGGTTATAATGATGATTTGAACGGTTTAATTGTTAGCCCTGGATTGTATATGAGATATGAGTTTGATAGTTTCAATCTAGAACCATCTTTTTCATATAAAGTTTTCAATGATGATATGAAATATATTCTTAAAGAGGCTAGAGCTTTTTATTGTGAGGATGAGTTTAATTTAAGTCTTAAATTTTCCAGTGAGATCGATAATAAAATAAATTATGATTTTTTAGCTTCATATCATCAACTCACAGATCTTGGATTAGACAATGACTATTATATTAGTGTTGGAGGAGTAGTTTATTATAAATTAATGAGTGCAGTTACTTCTTCTATTAGTGTAGATTATAATATCGCTGAGAATATAGAGGAAATGTCTATTCATAGCCTTGGTTACGGATTTAAACTGGAAAATAGAGTAGTTGAAAATCTGCTTTTTTTTCTTGATTTTAATTATAAAATGAGATCTTCGCAAATGTCTTTCGATTATCTTTTAGAGAAACGACTAAAGCAAGATAATTTCACAATTAAAGATGAAGCTGAGGTTAACAATATAACCTCATTCAAAATTGGCTTAAAATATGAGATGTAATTTGGGTATATTTTCAATACTATTTGTTTTCAAAAGAAAAGGCTCCAAATTTGGAGCCTTTTTATATCGAGAACAAGATATTATTGATTATCCTTAGCAACTTGAATAAGAATTTCAAGAATTTCTTGAGCAGCTTTTGAAATAATAGTTCCAGGTCCAAACACTGCTACAGCACCAGATTCGAAAAGGAAATCATAATCTTGTGCCGGTATTACACCACCAACAATAACCATAATATCTTCTCTACCAAGCTTTTTAAGTTCTTCAATTACTTGAGGAACAAGAGTCTTATGCCCTGCAGCAAGTGAAGAAACGCCAAGAACATGAACGTCATTTTCTACAGCTTGTTTAGCAGCTTCTTCTGGAGTTTGGAAAAGTGGACCAATATCAACATCAAAACCGATATCAGCATAACTAGTAGCAACGACTTTAGCACCTCTATCGTGACCATCCTGACCCATTTTTGCGATCATAATACGAGGTCTTCTACCTTCAAGTTCTGCGAATTCATCAGCCATATTTTTTGCTTTTATGAAATCTTGATCTTCAGAAGCAATACTTGAGTAAACACCAGAAACCGATCTGATAACAGCTTTATGTCTTCCAAATACTTCTTCCATAGCATCAGATATTTCACCTAAAGTAGCTCTGTGTCTTGCAGCTTCAACAGCAGCTTCTAATAAATTACCTTTACCACTTCTGGATATCTCAGTAATTTTTGCAAGAGCTTCTTTAACTTTCTCATTATTTCTGGATGCTTTAAGTTCATTAAGTCTTTTTACCTGACCTTCACGAACAGCAGTATTATCAACTTCAAGTACATCAAGTGGATCTTGCTTATCA
This window of the Candidatus Delongbacteria bacterium genome carries:
- a CDS encoding DUF1385 domain-containing protein, whose amino-acid sequence is MKKINIGGQAVIEGIMMRSPEYVSTVIRRADGSIENMTKKSIPITKRYPFLNIFALRGFISLVETLKIGVSTLSWSGDKAIEDDKKKEGKEVKEKTFFGKLVESVGTVFALFVGLVIFMYIPYLITNYALKSLESNQFIFNILAGFIRIFFLISYMYVISMFDDVKRVFQYHGAEHKAIYCYEKGLELTVQNVKKESRFHPRCGTSFILIVAINTIILFAILDTIIVSFYGDYSGAIQRVLVHLLFIPLVAGLSFEILKLSDKFSHIKLVGLFIKPGLWLQHITTQEPDENQIEVGIKAIELSTEYLRS